The genomic window GATACAAAACGAGCATCGCGAGGCCCTTAGCAATCAAACCGAGCGCCTTGCTTAACAATCCGGGCCTTTCAACGTGCATCATGGCCGCCTTTTCGGGGATCTATGTATTCAAACATTGTCATCGTCGCTTCAAAATAGAATCGTCTTGAAGACCACTAATGAGTCACCAAGCACCCAACCGCGCGATATTTGATTTTATGCAGGAGCACGAAGCGCGTGCCCTATCTTGCTGATGCCTTTAACACAGTGCTAAATAACCTATTAAAACAAGTGCGTCCTGCCAGACGCCCTTCCAATTATTGATATGCGAACACAGAGAGGATTAAATTACATTTGGATTTTTGTAAACTCCATTTGTGATTTAATTTGAAAGAATTTGGCTAGGAAAGAAGTCGAGCCCAAGACAGACCTAGGAAGACGCCTCCGCGCTGTGAGGGCCGCGTTCGATATCGATGACCGGGATGTCTTCGCCAGCCGACTGGTGATCAGCAAAAGCGGTCTGGCGCACTATGAACGGGGCGAACGCGTGCCCGACGCCGAATTGCTCTCTGCCTATCACCGGGAATTCGGCGTGAACATATCCTGGCTCGTCACGGGTCATGGAGATATGTTCGAAGGCGGGCAATCAACCAGCACAGACCATGGCTCACATCAGCTGCTGATCGATCTGATCAATCCGCTCGGAAGGCTGATAAACAAGGTTTATCGCGACCACGACGTCAGGATAACCGACGATCAGCGCTTCGCGGAGCTGACCAGATGGCACAACAATCTGACCAGTCGCGCCGGCCCTTCCTTCGAATGGAACGATCTTATGTCCCAGTTGCCCTGGGTGGAGCAAAGCCTTGGCGAGGAATTGCGTTCGAAACGGGCAAGTGCTGAAAGCAGCAAAAGATCGGCAAGCTGATCGTTGATAGCAGGGCCAGCACATCAGCAATGTGGTGGTTTTGCGGGAATGTCTGTGATGCGCACGTATTTTTCCTTTGGAAAACCGGTTGTTGCCGATAAACATCAAGCCGGGACAACAGGATTTCGATCACGTCATGCTTTCACTTCGCCTGCTAACGATCATCGCCGGTTTTGCCTTTGCGGGCTCAGCAAGCGCGGCATCGATTGGCATTGTTGCTCCGCAGAACGGCCCTTACGAGCTTCTGGGGCAACAGGTGCGGCAAGGTGCCAAGGCAGCGGCGGCCAAGCTCGGGCTCGATGTCGTCGAAATCCATGAGAGCTGCGAAGACGGCAGCGGTGGTGCGATTGCCGATGGCCTGGTGGCCGCCAAGGTCAGCGCCGCGATCGGTTTTTTATGCACGGAGACGCTTCAGGGCGTTCTGCCGCCATTAAAGGCGGCCGCCATTCCCGCGATCACGCTTTCCAGCCGTGCGCCTATCCTCATGGAAGATTCCCTGAAATATGGCTGGCCGCTTTTCCGTCTCTCCCCTTCCGACAGGGCCGAATCGGACAGGGTCGCTGAAATCATCCTGCGCGACTGGAAGGGGCATTCGATCGGGCTTGTGGACGACGGCACGATCTATAGCCGCGAACTTATCGACCGCATCCGCTCGTCGCTGGAGGAAAACGGTCTCAAACCAACCTTGTCCGATACGATGCGCCCCAACCAGGAGCAGCAGGTGGCCCTGGTGCGCCGGCTGGCGCGAACCGGCATTTCCCATGTCTTTGTGGGCGCGGAGCGCAACGACGTCGCCATCATCGCCAGAGATGCCGCATCCGAAAATCTTCCTTTGACCATCATGGGCGGTGACGCCATGAATGCGGCGAACAACCCGGTTCCCCTCACCGCCAATGTGCTGGCCGTCACGCGCCCGGCCTATGATACCCTGCCGTCGGCCCAGGCGATCACCGGAGAGTTGCGCGGCGCCGGCATCGAACCCGAGGGTTACGTCCTGCCGGCCTATGCTGCGACGGAACTGACTGCCGCCCTCGCGGAGGCGGCACAAGCGCAATCGAAACCCGCACCGGAGATACTGGCTGGCGGCACCGTCTTCAAAACCGTCATCGGCGACCTCGGCTTCAACCCGTCACACGACCTTTCCGACAATCCCTATCGCCTGCAGCGCTGGAATGGCCAGCGCTTCGAGCCGGCGGACAAGGCGGAAAGACAATAGGCAACGCGACATTCGCGTAAATTCGATGAAACACGGCTGAAAACGGCGGGCAAGCGCGCCACCAGCCGTTTCAAACCCCGATACTTGATGTTAAAGGCAGCTTACGCAACGCGTCGAGAGGAGTTTGCCCCATGTCCCTGCCCATCCGCATAGCCCCGTCCATTCTGGCTGCCAATTTCGCCAAGCTGGGACAGGAAGTCGCAGATGTCACGGAAGCGGGCGCGGACTGGATCCATCTCGACGTCATGGACGGCCACTTCGTCCCCAACATCTCCTTTGGGCCTGATGTCATCAGGGCGCTGCGGCCCCACAGCATGGCCTTCTTCGATTGCCATCTGATGATCGCACCCGTCGATCCCTATCTCGAAGCCTTCGCCAAGGCCGGCTGCGACAGTATCACCGTGCATGCGGAAGCGGGACCGCACCTGCACCGCTCGCTGCAGACGATCCGCGGGCTTGGCAGGAAGGCCGGCGTGACGCTCAATCCCGCCACGCCCCTTTCCGTCATCGAGAACGTGCTCGACGATGTCGATCTCGTCCTCATCATGAGCGTCAATCCCGGTTTCGGCGGGCAGAAGTTCATTCCGGCCATGCTCGACAAGATTCGCGCGGCAAAGGCAATGATCGGCGACCGGCCGATCGAACTGGAAGTGGATGGCGGCGTGACGGCGGAAACCGCAGGCGCGATCATTGCCGCCGGCGCCAATGCGCTGGTGGCAGGCTCGGCTGTCTTCAAGGGCGACGGCGTTGCCGACTACCGCAAGACCGTCGCACAGTTGCGCATGGCGGCGGAAGCCGGGCGGACGTAACCCGCCACCGCTAAATGCGGAAAGGCCGGACGGCACGACAGGCGTTGGGGGGCAGGCGTTGGGGGATAGTCATGGAAAGCGACAGGCGGGATTTCCGTGAGACGGCTTCGGCAGCGCTGTTCCTGGCTCTCGGCGCCCTTGTCTGGGGCCTCTGCTCAGCCGCTGCTGCCGCCATCGGGCTCTATATCCGAAACCGGCTGGAAACCGACCATGCCGCCGATATTGTCACGCTTTTCTTCTGCGGCGGCCTTTTAGGCTGGCTGCTGGCCGTCGCGGCTTTGCGCTTCCTTCCGGCCTCCACTGCCCTGCCACTGCGTTTCGCGGCAGCCTGTCTCGCCATCGCTTTCTTCACCCTTGCCGTTGCGGCGGCATTTTTCGCGTTTCAGTACCGTATCTTTTATGCGCAATGGCACGCACCGGCCTTTTCCCGCATCTGGTTTTTTCAGCAGCTCTTCACCTCGCTCGGCGCGGTCTACCAATTCACAATTCTCGGCCTCGGACTGTATTTTCCCTTTGCAGCTCTTCCGCTCTTGGCCGCCGGAGCAATCCTCTGCGGGCGTGCGCGGCAAGCGACATAGCCATGCAGCTTGATAGATTGAGATTACCGGAACACTTTGCTAAACGGGCAGCAAAATTCCTCCACAAAGAAAGTCATTGCCATGATCCCTCGTTACTCCCGGCCGGAAATGGTCGCCATCTGGTCGCCGGAAACAAAGTTCCGCATCTGGTTCGAGATCGAGGCACATGCCTGTGACGCACTGGCCGAACTCGGCGTCATCCCCAAGTCCGCTGCCCAGACCATCTGGGAAAAGGGCGGCAGCGCCACTTTCAACGTCGCCCGCATCGATGAAATCGAAGCCGTGACCAAGCACGACGTCATCGCCTTCCTCACCCATCTTGCCGAATTTGTCGGCCCCGACAGCCGTTTCGTGCATCAGGGCATGACCTCGTCCGACGTGCTGGACACCACGCTCAACATCCAGCTCGTCCGCGCCGCCGATCTGCTGCTCGCCGATATGGACCGGGTGCTCGCGGCTCTGAAAACTCGTGCCTTCGAGCACAAGAACACGGTGCGCATCGGCCGCAGCCACGGCATTCATGCCGAGCCGACCACCATGGGCCTGACCTTTGCGCGCTTCTACGCCGAGATGCACCGTAACCGCGAGCGCCTCGTCAATGCCCGTGCGGAAATCGCCACGGGCGCGATCTCAGGCGCCGTCGGCACTTTCGCCAATATCGACCCGCGCGTCGAGGAACATGTCTGCGCCAAACTCGGCCTCATTCCCGAGCCGGTCTCCACGCAGGTCATCCCGCGGGATCGCCACGCCATGTTCTTCGCCACCCTCGGCGTCATCGCCTCGTCGATTGAAAACGTCGCCATCGAAATCCGCCACATGCAGCGCACCGAGGTTCTCGAAGCGGAAGAGTTCTTCTCTCCCGGCCAGAAGGGTTCCTCCGCCATGCCGCACAAGCGCAACCCGGTTCTGACCGAAAACCTGACCGGCCTTGCCCGCCTGGTCCGCATGTCCGTCGTCCCGGCCATGGAAAACGTTGCCCTCTGGCACGAGCGCGATATCAGCCACTCCTCCGTGGAGCGCGCCATCGGCCCCGACACCACGGTCACCCTCGATTTCGCGCTGAACCGTCTGGCCGGCGTCATCGAGAAGCTGGTGATCTACCCGGACAACATGCTGAAGAACATGAACAAGTTCCGCGGCCTAGTGCATTCGCAGCGCGTTCTGCTTGCCCTGACACAGGCCGGTGTTTCGCGTGAAGACGCCTACCGTCTGGTACAGCGCAACGCCATGAGGGTGTGGGAACAGGGCGCGGATTTCCTCGAGGAACTGCTGGGCGACGAGGAAGTGCGCGCCGCCCTTCCCGAAGAGACCATTCGTGAGAAGTTCGACCTTGGTTACCACACCAAGCATGTCGATACGATCTTCACCCGTGTCTTCGGCAAGGCCTGAGAGAACTCCTTGAAGTTAATGCCGCCGCGGCCTTGATCGCGGCGGCATCACAACACAGATATGGGCGCATGAAAGTTTCAGAAGCAGATATCCTGATCGTCCCCGGTTACACTAATTCCGGCCCCGACCACTGGCAGAGCCGCTGGGAGCGCAAGCTTTCCACCGCCCGCCGTGTCGAGCAGGCCGAATGGTCGAAGCCGGTGAAAGAGGACTGGATCGCCCGGCTGGTGGAAGAGGTCAACGCCTCCACCAGGCCCATCGTCCTGGTCGCCCATTCGCTTGGCGTGCCGACCGTCATCCACGCCCTGCCGGAAATCGGCAAGAAGATTTCGGGCGCGCTTTTTGTCGCCCCGCCCGATGTCGCCAATCCCGATATCCGGCCAAAGCACCTGATGACCTTCGGGCCCTACCCGCGCGATCCACTGCCGTTTCCGGCAATCACCATCGCCAGCAGGAACGACCCCTTCGGCTCCTATGAACATGCTGATGACATCGCCGCCGCCTGGGGTTCGCTGCTGGTCGATGCCGGCATGTCCGGCCACATCAACACTGAGTCCGGCCACGGCCCATGGCCCGAAGGCGGCATGGTGTTCGCCCAGTTCCTGAGCCGGCTGAAGGCAGTCGAGCCCTGAAGGTGGTGGCCATTTGGACCGCCTCCCCTTCAATCGGCCCCGCAAGCCGATTTTCCAGGCGAAGCGGTTTCCCGGGCCTGTCACAAGAATTGAAGGGAAATATGCCAGCCGCATTGTAGAATGCACTCTTTTCCTTTATGGGACCGCTTCAAAGACCAAACGCAACGCCACCAGAATCGGCGTCAACCAAGAGACCCGCCATTATGAACCGTCGCCGCCGTATTTACGAAGGCAAGGCCAAGATCCTCTACGAAGGTCCGGAGCCAGGCACGCTTATCCAGTTCTTCAAGGACGATGCGACAGCCTTCAACAAGAAGAAGCACGAAGTCATCGACGGCAAGGGTGTGCTGAACAACCGCATCTGCGAATATGTCTTCACGCATCTGAACAAGATCGGCATTCCCACCCACTTCATCCGCCGCCTCAACATGCGCGAGCAGCTGATCAAGGAAGTGGAGATGATCCCGCTTGAGATCGTCGTGCGCAATGTTGCCGCCGGCTCGCTCTCCAAGCGCCTCGGCATCGAGGAAGGCGTGGTGCTGCCGCGCTCCATCATCGAGTTCTATTACAAGTCGGATGAGCTGGAAGACCCGATGGTCTCCGAAGAGCACATCACGGCCTTCGGCTGGGCCAACCCCGCCGAGCTTGATGACATCATGGCGCTTGCCATCCGCGTCAACGACTTCCTCTCCGGCCTCTTCCTCGGCGTCGGCATCCAGCTCGTCGATTTCAAGATCGAGTGCGGCCGGCTGTTCGAAGGCGACATGATGCGCATCATTCTGGCCGACGAGATTTCGCCCGATAGCTGCCGCCTGTGGGACATCGAGACCCAGAAAAAGATGGACAAGGACCTGTTCCGCCGCGATATGGGCGGGCTTGTGGAAGCCTATTCCGAAGTGGCGCGCCGTCTCGGCATCATCAATGAAAACGAACCGATCCGCGGCACCGGCCCTGTTCTGGTAAAGTAATATCGGCCCCGTAAAGTTATATTGGCCTCGTAGGGTAAATCAGGAGAAGATCAGGTGATCAAGGCACGGGTGACTGTTACGCTGAAGAACGGCGTTCTCGATCCGCAGGGCAAGGCAATCGAAGGTGCGCTCGGCAGCCTCGGTTTTGGTGGCGTCGACCATGTCCGTCAGGGCAAGGTCTTCGATCTGGAACTGGAAGGCGCCGACAAGGCCAAGGCCGAGACCGACCTGAAGGCAATGTGCGAAAAGCTGCTGGCCAATACGGTCATCGAAAACTACGCCATCAGCATTCTTTAAGCTCCAGGAGCCGCCGCCCATGAAATCCGCTGTCGTCCAACTTCCCGGCCTCAACCGCGACCGCGACATGATCGCGGCTCTGACGAAAATCTCCGGTCAGGCGCCCGTCACCATCTGGCAGACGGAAACGGATATTCCCGATGTCGATCTGATCGTCATCCCCGGCGGCTTCTCCTATGGGGACTATCTGCGCTGCGGCGCGATTGCCGCCCGCATGCCGGTCATGCAGGCCATCCGCGAAAAGGCCGAACAGGGCGTCAAGGTTCTCGGCGTCTGCAACGGCTTCCAGATTCTGGTTGAAGCCGGCATGCTGCCGGGTGCGCTGATGCGTAACGCTTCGCTGAAATTCGTCTGCCGTGAAGTGAAGCTCGAAGTTGCCAATAACGACACCGAATTCACCCGCGCCTACGACAAGGGCCAGATCCTGCGCTGCCCCGTCGCCCATCACGACGGCAACTATTTCCTCGACACGGATGAGCTGAAGTCCGTGGAAGGCAACGGCCAGGTCGTGTTCCGTTATGCTGAGGGCACCAACCCCAACGGCTCGCTGAACGACATTGCCGGCGTCATCAACGCCAAGGGCAATGTTCTCGGCATGATGCCGCATCCCGAAAATCTCATCGAAGCCGCCCATGGCGGCAATGACGGCCGCGGCCTCTTCGCCTCGGCACTCGGCGTCATCGCAGCCTGATAGACCGGGCGGGCTTCAAGCCCGCCTTTTTTGATGCCGGCTTCCGGCTATGTTTCGGCTTCTCTTCTGGATGACCTGATGCCCCGCATTCTTCGACACGATGCCTATAAAGCCACCGGACTGATCCTCGCGGCCGTTGCACTTGCCGCCTGCCAGCCGAAACCACAGCCGGTCGCCTCCGTCTCCCGCGCGGCCTTGCCGACGATGGAACGGATCGCGCTTGGCGCCAATGCCTGCTGGTTCAAATCGGGTGATGCAGCGTTCAAGGCCTATCGCCTCGCGCCGGAACTCAATTCTTTCTCGGGCCGCCCACGCATTCTGCTCGTGCCGCGCAACAGCCCGGAATCCCGCCCCATGCTGGTGATTCAGGCTGAAGGCAACCCGGCAAAGCTCGACGCCTTCGGACCCGTGATGAGCGAGGCCATCTCCGGCCGCATCGCCACCGACGTCAAGCGCTGGGCCAATGGCGGCAAGGGCTGCTGACCGGCGCCAAGTGAAAATCCAATAAAAAAACCCGCCAGCGCCGGTTGGGAATGGCGCGGCGGGCTGCCGAATGGCTTGATGGTGCCGGGGAAAGAAGGCACCGCTCTCCGACAAAAAAATCAAAGCGACCGGGAGGGCCAGACGAGAAGCCGCGATTTTGCGGCCTCGATGAGAGCCTCATCCCGCGTAACGCCGATATCATGCAGAAGATCGTCGGACAGTTCCCGCAAAGCGAGCCGTCCCTGCCGTTTCCGGTGCCAATTGAACATGCCCGCAATCATGCGACCAATAAGCGTGCGGGCGATCTTGGCCGGAAAGGGCGCCGGTGCGACCATGTCGCCGGCATCGCGGAACACGCGTTCCCGTTCGTAGCCATCAGGATAGAGTGTATCCGCTGTCGAAAGGTATTGATCCATCTTGCGCATATTGCACCTATTGTCTCCGTGGGTTTGATCTCACTCAATGCAGACAATAAATACAATTGACTTGCGCACCGATACAATGCATAAATTGTCACCATGACAAATTGGCTTCCTGACATTACCGAGGGCGACGGCCCGATTTACCTTCGCCTTGCGGACAGTATCGAAGGCGCGATTTCGGACGGAACCCTGGAGGCCGGTTCGAAATTGCCACCGCAGCGCAATCTCGCTTACGATCTCGGTGTGACAATCGGTACAATCAGCCGAGCCTATGGCCTCATTCACGAACGCGGCCTCGTCAGCGGCGAAGTCGGCCGCGGCACCTATGTCAACGAACGCAAGACCCCTGCCCCTTTATCGCCCGTGGAACCGCCAGCATCGGCATTCGGCGGCACGCGCTTCGCCATCGACACCAGCGCCGAATTCCGCCTGAACACCACGGCAGCACCGGATGTCGGCCAGGGTGCGCTCGTCAGCAGGCATGTCGAAGCCCTCGCCAGAGAACATCCTTTCGAAATTTCCAGCTACGCCCGCAGCTTTCCCGACAATTGGTGTATGGCGGGCGCTCGCTGGCTCTCCCAGAACGGCTGGTCGCCGAAGCCGGAAAACATCGTCTCGACGCTCGGCGCCCATGCGGGAGTGATGAGCGTGGTAACCGCAATGACGGCGCCGGGTGACCGCATCGTTTTTGAGCCCGTCACCTATTCCCACATCAGCCGCAGCGCCACCCTTGCCGGGCGTCGCGTGACGCTGGTGGAGGCGGATGAAAAAGGTATCGTCCCTGATGATTTCGAACGCATCTGCGCCCAGCAACATCCGAAGATGATCTTCCTGATGTCGGCGGGCCAGAACCCCACCTGCGCCACCCTGCCCGAGGATCGGCGGCGGGCAATCGCCGATATTGCCCGCAGATACGGCGTATGGATCATCGAGGACAATCTCTACGGTGCCATGACCCGCGAAGCGATCCCACTCATTGCGGAATTCGCGCCCGATATCACCTTCGTCGTCGGTGGCCTGTCGAAATCCGTCGCGGCCGGTGTGCGGGGTGGCTGGGTCGCCTGCCCGGCGCAATTTTCATCGAGAATACGAATTTCGCATTCGATGCTGACCGGCGGATTGCCCTTCATGCTGGCCGAACTGAATGCGCGTCTCGTCAATAGCGGCGACGCCCACGACATCCGCAAGGATTGCATCGCCGAGATCAATCAGCGCGAGGCGATCGCCAGACGCATCTTTGCCGGGCTGGAATTCAATTCCCTGCCCGATATCGCCTTCATGTGGCTGAGGCTGCCCGAACCCTGGCTGTCGGGCACCTTCCGCAATGCCGCCATGAAGGAAGGCGTGCTGATCGACGACGAGGACGAGTTCAAGGCCGGCCGCTCGGAAAAGGTATTCCACCGCGTCCGCATCAGTTTTTCCGGACCTTCCACGCGTGAGGAACTGACACATGCCTTCGGCATCCTGCGCAATTTGCTCGACAATGGTTCATCCGGCTATGAAAGCGAGGCATGACGCGGGGTGCGGCCGTTCAGGCGTCGCCCGCAACAGGTGAATAAGGGCAAAAACCGCCCATTAGCCAGCAAACCGGCGCATTTTCCTGTCGCGCCATGGAGCCTCTTGCGCTAAAGAACCGGAAACTTTCCTCGGCTCGAACCGCGTGAGACCTATGTCGATTTCAAACTCCATCAAGATCACCCCGGAACTCGTTGCATCCCACGGGCTGAAGCCCGACGAATACCAGCGTATCCTCGACCTGATCGGACGGGAGCCGAGCTTTACCGAGCTTGGCATCTTCTCGGCCATGTGGAACGAGCACTGCTCCTACAAGTCTTCCAAGAAGTGGCTGAAGACCCTGCCGACAACAGGACCGCGCGTCATCCAGGGCCCCGGTGAAAATGCCGGCGTGGTCGATATCGACGATGGCGACTGCGTCGTCTTCAAGATGGAGAGCCACAACCACCCGTCCTATATAGAGCCCTATCAGGGTGCGGCGACCGGCGTCGGCGGCATTCTGCGCGACGTCTTCACCATGGGCGCCCGCCCGATTGCAGCCATGAATGCACTCCGCTTCGGCGCGCCTGACCACCCGAAGACCCGTCACCTCGTGGCGGGTGTCGTCGCCGGTGTCGGCGGATACGGCAATTCCTTCGGCGTGCCGACTGTCGGTGGCGAAGTGGAATTCGATCCGCGTTATAACGGCAACATCCTCGTCAACGCTTTCGCAGCCGGCCTTGCCAAGTCCAATGCGATCTTCCTCTCGGAAGCCAAGGGCGTCGGCCTGCCGGTGGTCTATCTCGGTGCAAAGACCGGCCGTGACGGCGTCGGTGGCGCAACCATGGCCTCGGCCGAGTTTGACGAGTCGATCGAAGAAAAGCGCCCCACCGTTCAGGTCGGCGACCCCTTCACCGAAAAATGCCTGCTGGAAGCCTGCCTTGAGCTGATGAAGACCGGCGCTGTCATCGCCATTCAGGACATGGGTGCCGCCGGCCTCACCTGCTCGGCTGTCGAAATGGGCGCCAAGGGCGATCTCGGCATCGAACTCGACTTGAACGCCGTACCGGTGCGCGAAGAGCGCATGACGGCTTACGAAATGATGCTGTCGGAAAGCCAGGAGCGCATGCTCATGGTTCTCGAGCCCTCCAAGGAAGAAGTCGCCAAGGCAATCTTCGTTAAATGGGGTCTGGACTTCGCCATCGTCGGCAAGACCACCGACGACCTGCGCTTCCGCGTGCTGCACAATGGCGAAGAAGTGGCCAACCTGCCGATCAAGGAACTCGGCGACGAGGCTCCCGAATATGACCGCCCCTGGACGCCCGCCAAGGTGCCCGCAGCGCTTTCCGAAAACGACGTCCCCGCAGCCGATATTGCCGATGCGCTGGTGTCGCTCGTTGGTTCGGCCAACAATTCCTCGCGCCGCTGGGTCTATGAGCAATATGACACGCTGATCCAGGGCAATTCCCTGCAGCTGCCGGGCGGTGATGCCGGCGTGGTGCGTGTCGAAGGCCATGACAAGAAGGCGCTCGCTTTCTCCTCCGACGTGACCCCGCGTTATGTCGAGGCCGATCCCTTTGAAGGCGGCAAGCAGGCTGTCGCCGAATGCTGGCGCAACATCACCGCCACCGGCGCCCTGCCGCTGGCGGCCACCGACAACCTGAATTTCGGCAATCCGGAAAAGCCTGAAATCATGAGCCAGCTCGTCCATGCCATCAAGGGCATCGGCGAAGCCTGCCGCGTGCTGGAATTCCCGATCGTCTCCGGCAATGTCTCGCTCTACAACGAGACCAATGGCCAGGCGATCCTGCCCACCCCCACCATCGGCGGCGTCGGCCTCCTGAAGGATTGGGGCCGTATGGCGCGCATCCGCTTTGCCGCGGCTGACGAGGTAGTGCTGCTTATCGGCGCGCCTGCCGGCCTCGGCACGCACATTGCCCAGTCGGTTTACATGCGTGACGTTCACGGCCGCACCGATGGCCCGGCGCCGCATGTCGATCTCACTGCCGAGAAGAAGAACGGCGATTTCGTCCGTGGCCTGATCACCGATGGTCTTGCCACCGCCGTTCACGATTGCTCCTCGGGTGGTCTCGCCCTTGCAGTTGCCGAAATGGCGATTTCGTCCGGCATCGGTGCGACGATCGATGCGGTCGAAGGCCATAATCCGGTTCTCACCTTCTATGGCGAAGACCAGGCCCGCTACGTCCTGACGGTCAAGAAGGCTGATCTCGACAAGGTGCAGGCGGCTGCCAAGGCGGCAGGCGTTTCCTGCCCGGCAATCGGCTTTACCGGCGGTTCCGCCGTAAAGCTGGGCACGGCGCGGGCTGTCGAGATTAAAGAATTGCACTTGGCCTATGAATCGTGGTTCCCTCAATTTATGGATGGCGAAACTTTGATCGCCGCAGAATGAATTAAGGAGAAACACCATGCCCATGAAACCCGGCGACATTGAAGACATGATTAAGGCGGGAATTCCCGGGGCAAAGGTCACGATCCGCGATCTGGCCGGTGACGGCGACCACTACGCGGCGGAAGTCGTTGCGGATGCGTTCAAGGGCAAGACCCGCGTGCAGCAGCACCAGATGGTCTATGACGCGCTGAAGGGCAATATGGGTGGTGTTCTGCATGCCCTTGCCCTGCAGACCTCGGCTCCCGAATGATTGTGGCGGTGAAAGCGGTGCCGGCAAGGCAGTCTCACTGTCTCGCCGACGCATAAAGGCCCCGAACTAAATCAAAGGCCCGCGTGACACTCTCGCGCGGGCCTTTTCATATCAGGCAAAATGGGCAAACGATGCTTACAAAGCAGGCGGGCTCTGCGAATCCAGATCGGCAAAGGATGCCGCCGGCAAAGGCCCCGCCGTCAAAAGGGTGAAATCGTAACCGGACTTGCGGTCCGGCCCGAGAACATATTGCCGGTGCATGCGCAGGAAGTTGCGCTTGTTCTTCCTGTAGCGCTCCGGCGAAAGCGAGTGCTTGAAACGGATCGGCACGATCTTCGGCTGCGGGGCATCGCGGTGGCCCGTCAGCGCCACCGTGTTGCAGCGATAGAGATGGATCGGGTCGGTGAGGCACTGGATATCGAACCATGTCACATCAGGGTGACGTGCGATTGCGCCGACGCTCTCGCGAAGCCGTTCCGCGCTCGACAGGAACGCACATTGCAGCGCCGCACCGCCCAGTGTCGCGAAAGACAGCTTCCGTCTATCCAGCGCATCCGGCTTCAGCTCCAGCACGCGGCCGCTGACCGCGAGCGCGAGGCTGGCGCCCATGCTGTGCGACACCACCAGAACCTCATCCGACGGCTGTTCGAGCGCGGCCACAACAAGCGCTGCCCTCTCCTCGATCCAGTCACGGGCGATCGGCTCATCGCGGCCGACCGCGAGCGCGAAGCGCCAGTCCGCATAAAGATGCAGGGTATGAAACCGCTCCGCGAAAGGCAGGAACGCCTTCACGAAAAACAGGGCGGCAGCGGGAAGGCTGACCGCCAGAAGCCAGAGCGGCAAACCT from Agrobacterium tumefaciens includes these protein-coding regions:
- the purC gene encoding phosphoribosylaminoimidazolesuccinocarboxamide synthase encodes the protein MNRRRRIYEGKAKILYEGPEPGTLIQFFKDDATAFNKKKHEVIDGKGVLNNRICEYVFTHLNKIGIPTHFIRRLNMREQLIKEVEMIPLEIVVRNVAAGSLSKRLGIEEGVVLPRSIIEFYYKSDELEDPMVSEEHITAFGWANPAELDDIMALAIRVNDFLSGLFLGVGIQLVDFKIECGRLFEGDMMRIILADEISPDSCRLWDIETQKKMDKDLFRRDMGGLVEAYSEVARRLGIINENEPIRGTGPVLVK
- a CDS encoding helix-turn-helix domain-containing protein, translated to MRAAFDIDDRDVFASRLVISKSGLAHYERGERVPDAELLSAYHREFGVNISWLVTGHGDMFEGGQSTSTDHGSHQLLIDLINPLGRLINKVYRDHDVRITDDQRFAELTRWHNNLTSRAGPSFEWNDLMSQLPWVEQSLGEELRSKRASAESSKRSAS
- a CDS encoding DUF1127 domain-containing protein; its protein translation is MRKMDQYLSTADTLYPDGYERERVFRDAGDMVAPAPFPAKIARTLIGRMIAGMFNWHRKRQGRLALRELSDDLLHDIGVTRDEALIEAAKSRLLVWPSRSL
- the purS gene encoding phosphoribosylformylglycinamidine synthase subunit PurS; this encodes MIKARVTVTLKNGVLDPQGKAIEGALGSLGFGGVDHVRQGKVFDLELEGADKAKAETDLKAMCEKLLANTVIENYAISIL
- the purB gene encoding adenylosuccinate lyase, which encodes MIPRYSRPEMVAIWSPETKFRIWFEIEAHACDALAELGVIPKSAAQTIWEKGGSATFNVARIDEIEAVTKHDVIAFLTHLAEFVGPDSRFVHQGMTSSDVLDTTLNIQLVRAADLLLADMDRVLAALKTRAFEHKNTVRIGRSHGIHAEPTTMGLTFARFYAEMHRNRERLVNARAEIATGAISGAVGTFANIDPRVEEHVCAKLGLIPEPVSTQVIPRDRHAMFFATLGVIASSIENVAIEIRHMQRTEVLEAEEFFSPGQKGSSAMPHKRNPVLTENLTGLARLVRMSVVPAMENVALWHERDISHSSVERAIGPDTTVTLDFALNRLAGVIEKLVIYPDNMLKNMNKFRGLVHSQRVLLALTQAGVSREDAYRLVQRNAMRVWEQGADFLEELLGDEEVRAALPEETIREKFDLGYHTKHVDTIFTRVFGKA
- a CDS encoding alpha/beta hydrolase; translation: MKVSEADILIVPGYTNSGPDHWQSRWERKLSTARRVEQAEWSKPVKEDWIARLVEEVNASTRPIVLVAHSLGVPTVIHALPEIGKKISGALFVAPPDVANPDIRPKHLMTFGPYPRDPLPFPAITIASRNDPFGSYEHADDIAAAWGSLLVDAGMSGHINTESGHGPWPEGGMVFAQFLSRLKAVEP
- the rpe gene encoding ribulose-phosphate 3-epimerase, which gives rise to MSLPIRIAPSILAANFAKLGQEVADVTEAGADWIHLDVMDGHFVPNISFGPDVIRALRPHSMAFFDCHLMIAPVDPYLEAFAKAGCDSITVHAEAGPHLHRSLQTIRGLGRKAGVTLNPATPLSVIENVLDDVDLVLIMSVNPGFGGQKFIPAMLDKIRAAKAMIGDRPIELEVDGGVTAETAGAIIAAGANALVAGSAVFKGDGVADYRKTVAQLRMAAEAGRT
- the purQ gene encoding phosphoribosylformylglycinamidine synthase subunit PurQ, with product MKSAVVQLPGLNRDRDMIAALTKISGQAPVTIWQTETDIPDVDLIVIPGGFSYGDYLRCGAIAARMPVMQAIREKAEQGVKVLGVCNGFQILVEAGMLPGALMRNASLKFVCREVKLEVANNDTEFTRAYDKGQILRCPVAHHDGNYFLDTDELKSVEGNGQVVFRYAEGTNPNGSLNDIAGVINAKGNVLGMMPHPENLIEAAHGGNDGRGLFASALGVIAA
- a CDS encoding ABC transporter substrate-binding protein gives rise to the protein MLPINIKPGQQDFDHVMLSLRLLTIIAGFAFAGSASAASIGIVAPQNGPYELLGQQVRQGAKAAAAKLGLDVVEIHESCEDGSGGAIADGLVAAKVSAAIGFLCTETLQGVLPPLKAAAIPAITLSSRAPILMEDSLKYGWPLFRLSPSDRAESDRVAEIILRDWKGHSIGLVDDGTIYSRELIDRIRSSLEENGLKPTLSDTMRPNQEQQVALVRRLARTGISHVFVGAERNDVAIIARDAASENLPLTIMGGDAMNAANNPVPLTANVLAVTRPAYDTLPSAQAITGELRGAGIEPEGYVLPAYAATELTAALAEAAQAQSKPAPEILAGGTVFKTVIGDLGFNPSHDLSDNPYRLQRWNGQRFEPADKAERQ